A region from the Isachenkonia alkalipeptolytica genome encodes:
- a CDS encoding C-GCAxxG-C-C family (seleno)protein produces the protein MGVAEGLFGTLADEVGYPYNHYNTQMFHSFSGGYASEASLCGALGVAATFVGAVLEPAEARPVIKEMMDWYKTADLPIYDSGNRPSGTTTVAKSTLCYDSVSKYIKADNLEYADGERKERCASVTADVSRYIVEVLNEKLG, from the coding sequence ATCGGTGTTGCCGAAGGTCTATTCGGCACGTTAGCGGATGAAGTCGGGTATCCGTACAACCACTACAACACCCAGATGTTTCACTCTTTTTCCGGAGGTTATGCCAGTGAAGCCTCCCTATGCGGAGCTTTAGGGGTTGCAGCCACATTCGTAGGTGCAGTTTTAGAGCCGGCAGAGGCGAGACCGGTGATTAAAGAAATGATGGATTGGTACAAAACGGCGGATCTTCCGATTTATGATTCGGGTAATCGGCCGAGCGGAACGACTACCGTAGCCAAAAGCACCCTTTGTTACGACTCCGTTAGCAAGTATATCAAAGCGGATAACCTTGAGTATGCCGACGGAGAAAGAAAAGAACGATGCGCTTCGGTTACGGCCGACGTCTCCAGATATATTGTGGAAGTTCTAAACGAAAAATTAGGATAA
- the moaA gene encoding GTP 3',8-cyclase MoaA translates to MKDTYKRNINYLRISVTDFCNLRCKYCMPEAGVEKMKHCDVLSIEEIVKIAKESASLGIRKVRITGGEPLVRKGIIDLIKGISAIEGIEDIAMTTNGLLLKEYGKELKEAGLKRVNISIDSLDPHRYREITRGGEVEKVLEGIEEALTLGLDPIKLNTVIIGGENEEDIRKLMDLTKVYPIDVRFIELMPIGEASSWSKKHFISNEEIRKRVPELVPQLHETASPAQYYKLPSAKGRVGFIDPISSHFCSECNRLRVTFDGKLKPCLHSSQEIDLLPALREETGSLRELLAQAIASKPEKHFLDTVDYKAITRNMSQIGG, encoded by the coding sequence ATGAAAGATACCTATAAAAGAAATATCAATTATCTGCGAATTTCTGTAACGGACTTTTGTAATCTCCGTTGCAAATACTGTATGCCGGAAGCCGGCGTGGAGAAAATGAAGCACTGCGATGTGTTAAGCATCGAAGAAATTGTAAAAATCGCCAAAGAGAGTGCAAGTCTGGGGATTCGCAAGGTTCGAATCACCGGGGGAGAGCCCCTGGTACGAAAGGGCATTATCGATTTGATCAAGGGGATTTCCGCCATTGAAGGCATCGAGGATATTGCCATGACCACCAACGGATTGCTCCTGAAAGAATACGGAAAAGAATTAAAGGAAGCGGGGCTTAAACGGGTAAACATCAGCATCGATTCCCTGGATCCCCATAGGTATCGGGAAATCACCCGGGGAGGAGAAGTAGAGAAGGTTCTGGAAGGTATTGAAGAAGCCTTAACCCTCGGCCTGGACCCCATTAAGTTAAACACCGTAATCATCGGAGGAGAAAACGAAGAAGACATCCGGAAACTAATGGACTTAACAAAAGTCTACCCCATCGATGTACGGTTCATCGAACTGATGCCTATCGGAGAGGCCAGTTCCTGGTCCAAAAAACACTTTATCTCCAATGAAGAAATAAGAAAACGGGTTCCGGAATTGGTGCCCCAGCTTCATGAGACCGCCAGTCCCGCACAGTACTACAAACTTCCCAGCGCTAAAGGAAGGGTAGGCTTTATTGACCCCATATCCAGTCATTTTTGCAGCGAATGCAATCGGCTCCGGGTCACCTTTGACGGGAAGTTAAAGCCCTGCCTCCACAGCTCCCAGGAAATTGATCTTCTTCCCGCTCTTCGGGAGGAAACCGGGTCCCTAAGGGAACTTTTGGCACAGGCCATTGCATCCAAGCCGGAAAAACACTTCTTGGATACCGTGGACTACAAAGCGATTACTCGAAACATGTCTCAAATCGGAGGCTGA
- the rapZ gene encoding RNase adapter RapZ translates to MKFTIITGMSGAGKSQVIKYMEDLGFYCVDNMPPMLLQKFAELCDQSQGKLEKVAIVMDIRGGEFFDDLVSNLEELERLGYHYEILFLDAGNEELIKRFKETRRSHPLSMSRSLEEGIQKEREKLRNLRQMANNIMDTTGLDLQSLKEEIRNLYIEGRKGRNLRISLISFGFKYGIPLESDLVFDVRFLPNPFYDKTLKEYTGDDPRVQRFVMDHEISQAFYDKLLDMIRFLIPNYIQEGKNNLVIAIGCTGGRHRSVTLVNKLFQELTEDENRVTIHHRDKGKGKG, encoded by the coding sequence ATGAAGTTCACCATCATTACCGGGATGTCCGGGGCCGGAAAAAGCCAAGTGATCAAATATATGGAGGATTTAGGATTTTATTGTGTGGACAACATGCCTCCCATGCTGTTGCAAAAATTTGCGGAGCTCTGTGACCAGTCCCAGGGAAAACTTGAAAAAGTGGCCATTGTTATGGACATCCGGGGAGGAGAATTTTTCGATGACCTGGTATCAAACCTGGAAGAGTTGGAACGGCTGGGCTATCATTATGAAATATTATTTTTGGATGCGGGGAATGAGGAACTGATCAAGCGCTTTAAAGAAACGAGAAGAAGTCATCCCCTGTCCATGTCCCGCTCCCTGGAGGAAGGCATCCAAAAGGAACGGGAGAAGCTTCGGAATTTACGCCAGATGGCGAACAATATTATGGATACCACGGGTCTGGATCTGCAGTCTTTGAAGGAGGAGATCCGAAACCTTTACATTGAAGGACGAAAGGGACGAAACCTTCGGATTTCTTTGATTTCCTTCGGTTTTAAGTACGGCATTCCCCTGGAGTCGGATCTGGTTTTTGATGTCCGTTTTTTACCGAATCCATTTTACGATAAGACCTTAAAGGAGTACACCGGGGATGATCCCCGGGTGCAACGCTTTGTCATGGACCATGAAATCAGTCAAGCTTTTTATGACAAGCTGTTGGATATGATTCGATTTTTAATTCCGAATTACATTCAGGAGGGCAAGAATAATCTGGTCATAGCCATCGGGTGCACCGGGGGACGGCATCGCTCGGTTACCTTGGTGAATAAGCTCTTTCAGGAACTGACCGAGGATGAAAACCGGGTAACCATTCATCACCGGGATAAGGGGAAAGGGAAAGGCTAA
- the fdhD gene encoding formate dehydrogenase accessory sulfurtransferase FdhD, which translates to MERTKKIQIEQIKDGLIKGMEDQVVVEYPLTVYLNDEEFITLLCSPNTSENLQYLALGFLISEGMIVHKSDVGKITVEEEAGHIHIQLKNKINLKQKLYGKRTVTTGCGKGTVFYNVLDSLGSQEIKNDIIYDYRHILKLSTELNQKSGLFKETGGVHFCALCDQEKVLFFHEDIGRHNALDKIIGEAFAKEEPLEDKILITSGRLSSEMIIKAAKKAIPVIVSRSAPTELSVNIAKDLDITLIGFARGNRMNIYHGSKRVSQKAL; encoded by the coding sequence ATGGAGCGGACAAAAAAAATTCAGATAGAACAGATTAAGGATGGATTAATAAAAGGGATGGAAGACCAGGTGGTGGTGGAATATCCCTTAACCGTATATTTAAATGATGAAGAGTTCATCACCCTGCTTTGCTCCCCGAACACATCGGAAAATCTTCAGTATTTGGCCCTGGGTTTTTTAATATCCGAAGGGATGATTGTCCATAAAAGCGATGTGGGAAAGATCACCGTGGAGGAAGAGGCCGGTCATATTCATATACAATTAAAGAATAAAATCAACCTAAAACAGAAGCTGTACGGCAAACGGACCGTTACCACGGGATGCGGGAAAGGAACCGTGTTTTATAATGTGTTGGATTCTCTGGGAAGCCAGGAGATCAAAAACGATATCATCTATGATTATCGACACATTCTTAAATTATCCACAGAACTGAATCAAAAATCCGGGCTTTTTAAGGAAACCGGAGGAGTGCACTTTTGTGCTCTCTGTGATCAGGAAAAGGTGCTGTTTTTTCATGAAGATATTGGAAGACATAATGCCCTGGATAAAATTATCGGGGAGGCCTTTGCCAAGGAAGAGCCCCTGGAGGATAAAATTCTAATTACCAGCGGAAGGCTTTCCTCGGAGATGATCATCAAGGCGGCCAAAAAAGCGATACCGGTGATTGTTTCCCGGTCGGCGCCCACAGAACTGTCCGTTAATATCGCAAAGGACCTGGATATCACTTTGATCGGTTTTGCCCGGGGAAATCGAATGAATATCTATCATGGAAGCAAGCGAGTGAGCCAAAAGGCTCTATAG
- a CDS encoding sulfurtransferase TusA family protein yields the protein MKEEFLDCMYEPCPIPLIKALKKLEKMKAGDLLIMKTDHNCSITNVIEWVDKQGHKMDYIEIGEGEWEIYIEKVVSDE from the coding sequence ATGAAGGAAGAATTTTTGGACTGTATGTATGAACCTTGTCCGATTCCACTAATAAAAGCATTGAAAAAGCTGGAGAAAATGAAGGCCGGAGATCTGCTGATTATGAAGACGGATCATAACTGTTCGATTACGAACGTGATCGAATGGGTGGATAAGCAGGGTCATAAAATGGATTATATAGAAATCGGAGAGGGAGAATGGGAGATTTACATTGAGAAGGTGGTTTCCGATGAGTAA
- a CDS encoding twin-arginine translocase TatA/TatE family subunit translates to MFGGRLGIVELILILVVALVIFGPSKLPEIGKAVGKSLKEFKKETSNLMGDGDTSESKKAKEKKEEETKETKTAQTKENETAENNEKESKE, encoded by the coding sequence ATGTTTGGTGGAAGATTAGGTATAGTAGAATTGATACTGATTTTAGTTGTAGCCCTGGTGATTTTCGGTCCCTCAAAACTTCCGGAGATCGGAAAAGCCGTGGGGAAAAGTCTGAAGGAATTTAAGAAGGAAACCAGCAATCTTATGGGAGACGGAGACACTTCGGAGTCGAAAAAAGCGAAGGAAAAGAAAGAAGAGGAAACAAAAGAAACAAAGACCGCTCAGACAAAGGAAAACGAAACGGCGGAAAACAATGAGAAAGAATCAAAAGAATAG
- the murB gene encoding UDP-N-acetylmuramate dehydrogenase: MNKTKILETLQKTVDDNRILTDEPMKNHTSFKIGGPADFLVLPEKMEEITETVKSLKREKIPYMIIGNASNLLVRDKGIRGVVIKLGESYNRVTIEGTRVTAESGILLSRLAKRIAKASLKGFEFASGIPGSLGGAVFMNAGAYGGEMKDVITSVKALDDRGRVITFRNDELELGYRSSILQKKEYAVLEVVMELETGSPEEIYGKIQELDQKRTTKQPIHLPSAGSVFKRPEGYFAGKLIEDSNLKGCRVGGAEVSTLHSGFIVNQGGATAQDVIDLVEKVQKTVKEQFGVDLERELRIIGEE; the protein is encoded by the coding sequence TTGAATAAAACCAAGATTTTAGAAACATTACAGAAAACCGTGGATGATAATCGAATTTTAACCGACGAACCCATGAAGAATCATACCTCCTTTAAAATCGGCGGGCCGGCGGATTTTTTGGTGCTGCCGGAAAAAATGGAGGAGATTACGGAAACCGTAAAAAGTTTAAAGCGAGAAAAGATCCCCTATATGATTATCGGAAATGCCAGCAATCTACTGGTCCGGGATAAAGGCATACGGGGGGTGGTCATTAAACTGGGGGAAAGTTACAACCGGGTAACCATTGAAGGAACAAGGGTAACCGCGGAATCCGGCATTCTTCTTTCAAGGCTGGCCAAAAGAATTGCCAAAGCCTCTTTAAAAGGTTTTGAATTTGCCAGCGGGATTCCCGGAAGTCTGGGAGGCGCCGTATTCATGAACGCCGGGGCCTATGGCGGCGAGATGAAGGATGTGATTACTTCCGTTAAGGCCCTGGATGACCGGGGGCGTGTGATTACCTTCCGCAATGATGAGCTGGAGTTGGGATACCGTAGCAGTATTTTACAAAAAAAAGAGTATGCGGTGCTGGAAGTGGTCATGGAGCTGGAAACAGGATCGCCGGAGGAAATCTACGGAAAAATCCAGGAACTGGATCAAAAGAGAACCACGAAACAGCCGATTCACCTACCCAGTGCCGGCAGTGTTTTCAAACGGCCGGAGGGATATTTTGCAGGGAAACTGATTGAAGACAGCAACCTGAAAGGGTGCCGGGTCGGCGGTGCGGAAGTATCCACCCTACACAGCGGGTTCATAGTAAACCAGGGAGGGGCTACGGCTCAGGATGTCATAGACTTAGTGGAAAAGGTGCAAAAAACCGTGAAGGAACAATTCGGCGTGGATTTGGAGCGGGAACTTCGGATTATCGGTGAAGAGTAA
- a CDS encoding YeeE/YedE thiosulfate transporter family protein yields MTSERIEALKKRRQQEMKRVQRNNQKPYAWILFLIILGTGTVLFLRESSYMWVFPVGIFLGFTLERSRFCFAASIRNPLTIGTTKLLQAVILALMISTIGFFVLQIQSIDTSSFQLNEVPGNLRPVGWHTVIGGILFGIGMVIAGGCASGTLMRIGEGFTLQIIVLIAFIGGSVLAGIFHYSFWYSTLIEDAEIIYLPDIFGFIPALLLQLAVLGILYMGARNFSKKKEASDL; encoded by the coding sequence ATGACTTCTGAACGAATTGAAGCTTTGAAAAAAAGACGGCAACAAGAAATGAAGAGGGTTCAGAGGAATAATCAGAAACCTTATGCCTGGATACTGTTTCTAATAATCCTTGGTACGGGGACGGTTTTGTTTCTAAGGGAATCTTCCTATATGTGGGTTTTTCCTGTGGGAATTTTTCTGGGCTTTACCTTGGAGCGTTCACGCTTTTGCTTTGCGGCCAGTATTCGAAATCCCTTGACCATTGGAACTACCAAACTTTTACAAGCTGTGATCCTAGCATTGATGATATCAACAATAGGTTTTTTTGTTCTTCAAATCCAGTCCATTGATACGAGCAGTTTTCAGCTTAACGAAGTGCCGGGGAATCTTAGACCGGTGGGGTGGCATACTGTGATCGGAGGCATTCTTTTTGGTATTGGAATGGTCATTGCCGGAGGATGTGCTTCGGGAACCCTAATGAGAATCGGAGAAGGTTTTACCCTGCAGATCATTGTATTGATTGCCTTTATCGGAGGATCTGTGCTTGCGGGGATTTTTCACTATTCCTTTTGGTACAGCACATTGATAGAAGACGCAGAAATCATTTACCTGCCGGATATATTCGGATTTATTCCCGCATTATTGCTGCAGCTTGCGGTTTTAGGGATTTTGTATATGGGAGCACGAAATTTCTCAAAGAAAAAAGAAGCATCGGATTTATAA
- a CDS encoding gluconeogenesis factor YvcK family protein — protein MLSAFSGIFTRLNNYLTLPVKGFLLGLGLILVILSLRGMLIFFLTNIKLKTFSKKDIRTQILRQKRLIRGPKVVVVGGGTGLSVLLRGLKKFTANITAIVTVADDGGGSGILREDLGMLPPGDIRNCILALSDMEPTMEKLLNYRFEEGQLKGQNFGNLFIASMNEITGDFESAIKEMSSILAVTGQVLPVSLEDITLYAKLENGTVVKGESDIPVKSLEHQSKIHRVFIKPKYSKPLKEALRAIEEADVVVLGPGSLYTSVIPNLLVEKLRKQIQKTKASKVYIPNIMTQPGETDGYSVFDHVQGLLNHHRNLHLDWVIANNSRELPEAVKEKYEKEGAHLVSIGEEDRRKLKDLNINILEEDLVEVRKDYVRHNNLELSRLIISCAYEKKGSRWFIGGVPGRGKSHYFQWLSGATSQGRTDT, from the coding sequence ATGCTTTCCGCCTTCAGCGGAATTTTCACCAGACTGAATAACTATTTGACCCTGCCGGTGAAAGGTTTTTTACTGGGACTGGGGTTGATACTGGTAATCCTGTCCCTACGGGGGATGCTGATATTCTTTCTCACCAATATCAAACTGAAAACCTTTTCCAAGAAGGATATACGAACCCAGATCCTAAGGCAGAAACGCTTAATCCGGGGCCCGAAGGTGGTGGTTGTCGGTGGGGGAACCGGGCTTTCCGTACTCCTTCGGGGACTAAAGAAATTTACCGCGAATATCACCGCGATCGTTACCGTGGCCGATGACGGCGGCGGTTCGGGAATCCTTAGGGAAGACCTGGGAATGCTCCCTCCCGGAGATATACGAAACTGCATTCTGGCCCTATCGGATATGGAACCCACCATGGAAAAACTGTTAAACTACCGATTTGAAGAGGGGCAGTTAAAAGGGCAGAATTTCGGAAACCTGTTTATTGCCTCCATGAACGAAATCACCGGGGATTTTGAAAGTGCCATCAAGGAGATGTCCAGTATTTTAGCGGTTACGGGACAGGTGTTGCCGGTGTCCCTAGAGGATATTACCCTGTATGCAAAACTGGAAAACGGAACCGTGGTGAAGGGAGAATCGGATATCCCGGTGAAAAGCCTGGAGCATCAGAGCAAAATCCATCGGGTATTCATCAAGCCGAAGTACTCCAAGCCTTTGAAGGAGGCCCTACGGGCCATTGAAGAGGCGGATGTGGTGGTTCTGGGACCGGGGAGCCTGTACACCAGTGTTATTCCCAACTTATTAGTGGAAAAACTAAGGAAACAGATTCAAAAGACCAAGGCATCAAAGGTTTACATCCCCAATATTATGACCCAGCCGGGAGAAACCGACGGTTATTCGGTGTTTGATCATGTCCAGGGTCTGTTGAATCACCATCGGAACCTGCATCTGGACTGGGTGATCGCCAATAACAGCCGGGAGCTCCCCGAAGCCGTTAAGGAGAAGTACGAAAAAGAAGGGGCCCATCTGGTATCCATAGGGGAGGAAGACCGCCGGAAACTGAAAGATTTAAATATTAATATTCTGGAAGAGGATTTAGTTGAAGTGCGAAAGGATTATGTACGCCATAACAACCTGGAGCTTTCCCGATTGATTATTTCCTGTGCCTACGAAAAAAAAGGTTCCCGATGGTTTATCGGTGGCGTTCCGGGAAGAGGTAAATCCCATTATTTCCAATGGTTATCGGGGGCAACTTCCCAAGGAAGGACAGACACATAA
- a CDS encoding LysR substrate-binding domain-containing protein: MLLMNLQYLKSFYITVKLNSISKAAKELHLTQPGLSMQLQSLEKEFDSKLLTRSNRGVELTDAGKILFDYADTILSLQDNIQRDLSNFKTSKKELFLGACKSIGEHALPCSIYIFKNQHPDININFNIYNSQDVINRLKDNTINLGIVQGHISEETIDSEFIGEDPILLVTSSPTQKKEISLDELRDIPLISREKGSGNEKSVEEALKQHGIRSEDLNIMYRLNSMEAIKSSVASGKGMAFIPKLTIERELYEGTLHPVNVENLNVSSSYYIIYRKKHPFSIYEEEFKKFLQSSSRGFC, translated from the coding sequence ATGTTGTTAATGAATCTTCAGTACTTAAAGTCATTTTATATAACAGTAAAACTCAATAGCATCTCCAAAGCGGCTAAAGAACTGCACCTTACCCAGCCGGGCTTAAGTATGCAACTACAATCGTTGGAAAAAGAATTTGATTCCAAACTGTTGACTCGCAGTAACCGCGGGGTAGAACTGACCGATGCCGGGAAAATTCTCTTTGATTATGCCGACACTATTCTATCGCTACAAGACAATATACAACGGGATCTCAGTAATTTTAAAACATCTAAAAAAGAACTGTTTCTAGGAGCCTGTAAATCTATCGGAGAACACGCTCTTCCCTGTAGTATATATATTTTCAAAAATCAACATCCCGATATTAACATCAATTTTAATATCTACAATTCCCAGGATGTGATCAATCGACTGAAGGATAATACCATTAACCTAGGGATCGTTCAGGGACATATTTCGGAAGAGACCATCGATTCAGAGTTCATCGGAGAAGATCCGATCCTATTAGTGACCTCATCCCCTACTCAAAAAAAAGAGATCTCCCTCGACGAACTCCGGGATATCCCTCTTATTTCCCGAGAAAAAGGCTCCGGTAATGAAAAATCCGTTGAAGAAGCATTAAAGCAGCATGGTATTCGAAGCGAAGATCTTAATATTATGTACCGGTTAAATTCCATGGAGGCCATCAAAAGTTCCGTAGCTTCAGGAAAAGGTATGGCCTTTATCCCGAAACTGACCATCGAAAGAGAACTCTACGAGGGAACATTGCACCCTGTAAATGTGGAGAATCTTAACGTTAGCAGTAGCTACTACATCATCTATCGAAAAAAACATCCTTTTTCCATCTATGAAGAAGAGTTTAAAAAATTCTTGCAATCCTCCAGCCGAGGATTTTGTTAG
- a CDS encoding FMN-binding protein, with the protein MDRKQIIAALVMTIIALGSLLGYDALRDDVTAGAQSYVVTAEGYGGEVRLEVFINQEDIVEIQVVEQNETEGLGDDAIYEVLEEIIENNTTDVEAVTGATISSNAVITAVEEALAEAGLVTGEVYSVVAQGYGGDVELDVIINDGEIMAINIIEHSETEGLGDEAMEETIAAIREAQSVDVDTVSGATLSSEAIINGVIQALEDGGVELEAGSRQQEGVLGTGNGYGGDIVLDVVVDNGEISGIFVMEESETAGLGDEAIDEMIEKILTAQSTDVDTVSSATVSSEGTIEAVEDALSNVDAEDMEAYEPRGYVGSALGFYESSEIVLDVILENGDIIEIVVMEQEETPGIGDGAINAVIDRIIENQSTDVDVQTGATVSSTATMAAVEMALAKADGTYEGEEDSLEYEAEGFLGRALGFYESSEIVLDVILDGNEIVEIHILAEQETPGIGDAAINGIIEKIIAQQSTDVDVQTGATVSSKATMQAVESALDQEGIILEEREVTLDYDPKGTLGTGSGYGGGITLDVITEGDEILEIIIVKESETGGLGDEAIEEIIEAVIASQSTDVDTVSGATVSSKGAIEAIEDALDQ; encoded by the coding sequence ATGGATAGGAAGCAAATAATTGCTGCACTGGTAATGACCATCATCGCCCTAGGTTCACTTTTGGGGTATGATGCGTTACGTGATGATGTTACCGCCGGAGCACAAAGTTATGTGGTTACGGCTGAAGGCTATGGTGGAGAAGTTCGTTTGGAAGTTTTTATCAATCAAGAAGATATCGTAGAGATTCAAGTAGTGGAACAAAATGAAACTGAGGGTCTTGGAGACGATGCAATCTACGAAGTACTAGAAGAAATCATTGAGAATAATACTACGGATGTTGAAGCGGTAACCGGCGCAACAATATCCTCAAACGCGGTGATCACTGCAGTGGAGGAAGCATTGGCAGAGGCCGGATTAGTCACCGGTGAGGTTTATAGCGTTGTTGCTCAAGGGTATGGCGGTGATGTGGAGCTAGACGTGATCATAAATGATGGTGAAATCATGGCTATTAATATTATAGAACATAGTGAGACGGAAGGTTTGGGAGATGAGGCGATGGAAGAAACTATTGCTGCAATCCGAGAAGCCCAGTCTGTGGACGTGGATACCGTATCCGGGGCTACATTGTCCAGCGAAGCCATTATCAACGGCGTTATTCAAGCCTTGGAAGATGGAGGCGTTGAACTTGAAGCAGGATCCCGACAGCAAGAAGGCGTCCTAGGTACCGGTAACGGTTATGGCGGAGATATTGTACTGGATGTAGTGGTGGACAACGGAGAAATATCCGGAATTTTCGTTATGGAAGAAAGTGAAACTGCGGGCTTGGGAGATGAAGCCATCGATGAAATGATTGAAAAGATTTTGACGGCTCAATCAACGGATGTGGATACGGTATCCAGTGCCACGGTATCCAGTGAAGGTACGATTGAAGCGGTGGAGGATGCGTTAAGCAATGTGGATGCCGAGGATATGGAAGCCTATGAACCGAGAGGGTATGTAGGAAGCGCTTTGGGCTTTTATGAAAGCAGTGAAATTGTTCTTGATGTAATCCTGGAAAACGGTGATATTATTGAAATCGTTGTGATGGAACAGGAGGAGACTCCAGGTATCGGAGACGGAGCGATTAATGCGGTCATTGACCGGATTATTGAGAACCAAAGTACCGACGTAGACGTACAGACCGGAGCGACGGTATCCTCTACGGCTACCATGGCAGCCGTGGAAATGGCACTGGCAAAAGCTGATGGAACCTATGAAGGAGAGGAAGACTCTTTGGAATATGAAGCAGAAGGTTTTCTAGGAAGAGCCTTAGGCTTTTATGAAAGTAGTGAAATTGTCCTTGATGTGATTCTAGACGGGAATGAAATTGTGGAAATTCATATCCTTGCAGAACAGGAAACTCCGGGGATCGGTGATGCAGCCATCAACGGTATTATTGAAAAAATCATCGCGCAACAAAGTACCGATGTGGATGTACAGACCGGCGCTACGGTTTCCTCAAAAGCTACGATGCAAGCGGTTGAATCCGCATTGGATCAAGAGGGAATTATCTTAGAGGAGCGGGAAGTTACCCTGGACTATGATCCTAAAGGGACCCTAGGTACCGGCAGCGGTTACGGCGGAGGGATTACCCTGGATGTAATAACCGAGGGAGACGAAATTTTGGAGATCATTATTGTTAAGGAAAGCGAAACCGGAGGTCTTGGGGATGAAGCCATTGAAGAAATCATTGAAGCGGTGATCGCCTCCCAGTCCACGGATGTAGATACGGTATCCGGTGCCACGGTATCCAGTAAAGGTGCGATTGAAGCGATAGAGGATGCATTGGATCAGTAA
- the tatC gene encoding twin-arginine translocase subunit TatC, translating to MNEEGLTLVEHLTELRKRIIIVIITLLAATGVAFYFVDEIQNLMIRPGGEVDFIYLSPPELLMAHIKLALMAGLVGALPIIFYQVWAFVIPGIQKKQKIFLFLSVFFGTFFFVGGIIFAYLLILPLSIEFFAGMASEQVQPLFSFTSYIGFVTSILFAFGVAFELPMLVLLLTKFNLVRPRTLRRARKFVFLVVVVLSALITPPDIISQALLAGPMMILFEVSIIISSVIYRKKEKETQ from the coding sequence TTGAATGAAGAAGGATTAACACTGGTTGAACATTTAACCGAGTTAAGAAAACGGATTATAATAGTGATTATTACCTTGTTGGCAGCAACGGGGGTGGCTTTTTATTTCGTTGATGAAATTCAAAACCTGATGATCCGACCCGGCGGAGAGGTGGATTTTATTTACCTAAGTCCTCCGGAATTGTTAATGGCCCATATTAAGCTGGCTTTGATGGCCGGACTTGTAGGGGCATTGCCCATTATATTTTATCAGGTTTGGGCTTTCGTGATTCCCGGCATTCAAAAAAAACAGAAGATATTCTTGTTTTTATCCGTATTTTTCGGCACCTTCTTTTTTGTCGGAGGGATTATTTTCGCCTATCTGCTGATTCTCCCCTTAAGCATTGAATTTTTTGCAGGGATGGCCAGTGAACAGGTACAGCCGCTGTTTTCCTTTACCAGCTACATCGGCTTTGTCACCTCCATTTTATTCGCCTTCGGGGTGGCTTTCGAACTGCCGATGCTGGTACTGCTTTTGACAAAGTTTAACCTGGTACGGCCGAGAACTCTGCGACGGGCTCGTAAGTTTGTATTCCTGGTTGTTGTGGTATTATCGGCGCTGATTACACCGCCGGATATTATTTCCCAAGCACTATTAGCGGGACCCATGATGATTCTATTTGAAGTGAGTATTATAATCTCCTCTGTGATTTATCGTAAAAAAGAAAAGGAAACCCAGTAA
- a CDS encoding YeeE/YedE thiosulfate transporter family protein: MSKFYEKVLKTPWPYWVAAIVLSFLNVLLLWTTGAPWRVTSGFLYWGIWVLNKVGYSDFPGSYVAYYGELTGGETFLLNTVSILNVAVIVGALLSVLISNEFKWRKIKNFKQIGFGIMGGLLMGYGARIAFGCNIGAFFSGIPSFSLHGWVFALFMGVGGVIGSKILMRYMI, encoded by the coding sequence ATGAGTAAATTCTATGAAAAGGTGCTAAAGACCCCCTGGCCCTACTGGGTAGCAGCAATTGTGTTAAGCTTTTTAAATGTGCTGCTATTATGGACTACCGGCGCTCCATGGCGGGTTACTTCCGGTTTTCTGTATTGGGGAATATGGGTCTTGAATAAGGTTGGTTATAGTGATTTTCCCGGAAGCTATGTTGCGTACTATGGGGAACTGACCGGAGGAGAGACCTTTTTATTAAATACCGTCAGCATTTTAAATGTCGCCGTGATTGTTGGGGCGTTGTTATCCGTGCTGATCAGCAACGAATTTAAATGGCGAAAAATCAAAAACTTTAAACAGATTGGTTTTGGAATTATGGGCGGTCTGTTAATGGGATATGGGGCACGAATCGCCTTCGGATGTAATATCGGCGCTTTCTTCAGCGGAATCCCCTCTTTTTCATTACATGGTTGGGTTTTTGCCCTTTTTATGGGAGTGGGAGGGGTTATCGGTTCGAAAATACTGATGCGTTACATGATTTAG